From one Gracilibacillus salinarum genomic stretch:
- a CDS encoding sugar phosphate nucleotidyltransferase produces the protein MNQTFAVILAAGKGTRMKSELPKVLHDVCGQSMVEHVIDRLQRISMDRIITVVGHQSELIKQHLGESLEYAHQEEQLGTAHAVQMCREKLHDQQGSTLIITGDTPLITEQTLQKCLEHHRQTEAAATILTMHPEDPAGYGRIIRDEHGQVVRIVEHKDATEKEREVNEVNTGIFCFDNQLLFKALDQVSTNNKQQEYYLPDVIEILKDQDEIISAAAVYDIEEGLGVNDTEQLAHAKDILQKRIIDYHQANGVTITDPSSTYIEAEVTIGKNTVIEPRTQLKGNTKIGDNCIVGPDIRLWNYTSINIQKQQDSAEADDQSVMSYVK, from the coding sequence ATGAATCAAACATTTGCTGTTATTTTAGCCGCTGGAAAAGGTACAAGAATGAAATCTGAATTGCCAAAGGTTCTTCATGATGTTTGTGGTCAATCGATGGTTGAGCATGTAATTGATCGGTTGCAACGTATATCAATGGATCGAATTATTACCGTGGTAGGACATCAGTCCGAGTTAATCAAACAACACCTAGGCGAATCGCTTGAGTACGCACATCAAGAAGAGCAGCTTGGTACCGCACATGCAGTGCAAATGTGCCGTGAAAAACTTCATGATCAGCAAGGTTCAACGCTAATAATTACTGGAGATACCCCTTTAATTACGGAACAAACACTTCAGAAATGTCTGGAACATCATCGCCAAACAGAGGCAGCAGCTACTATTTTAACGATGCATCCAGAAGATCCAGCTGGATATGGCAGGATTATCCGAGATGAGCATGGACAAGTGGTGCGAATTGTAGAGCATAAAGATGCTACAGAAAAAGAACGTGAAGTAAATGAAGTGAATACAGGCATCTTTTGCTTTGATAATCAATTATTATTTAAGGCGCTTGATCAAGTATCTACTAATAATAAGCAGCAAGAATATTATTTACCGGATGTTATCGAAATTTTGAAAGATCAAGATGAGATCATATCGGCTGCAGCTGTATATGACATTGAAGAAGGTTTAGGAGTTAACGATACAGAACAACTTGCACATGCAAAGGACATTCTGCAAAAACGAATTATTGACTATCATCAGGCTAATGGAGTCACCATTACCGATCCTTCATCCACTTATATCGAGGCGGAGGTGACGATCGGTAAGAATACGGTTATTGAACCTCGAACACAATTAAAAGGCAACACGAAAATAGGAGATAACTGCATTGTCGGCCCTGATATCAGACTGTGGAACTATACTTCTATTAATATTCAGAAGCAACAAGATTCTGCTGAAGCGGATGACCAGAGTGTCATGTCTTATGTTAAATAA
- a CDS encoding response regulator transcription factor, with protein MTKAPTGSEILNSFQHFLHYYQASRLTCGIITARADLDPSAIEKLKGKLEKQEPETAFQINYDTELGIVGLLLDGCDLAYTHFYALFVKEFLEQANQLTGPVLVGSFPENSDDAEQMLAYMIEEMTDADNEEKEIKVFENITKAKTEMRSILIVDPDETILQLLKNYLESKEYVVHTAQNGRDGLDQYKKILPDLVITEINLPAIAGYQFINELKQIDEHSNSHSEIIVLTNKELEENIKLTFESGVAEYMTKSFSLIELEARIKRLVKVMG; from the coding sequence ATGACGAAAGCACCAACAGGTTCCGAGATTTTAAATTCTTTTCAGCACTTTCTTCATTATTATCAGGCAAGTCGATTAACGTGCGGGATTATTACAGCACGTGCAGATCTTGATCCATCAGCGATAGAAAAGCTAAAGGGTAAGTTGGAAAAACAAGAGCCCGAAACAGCTTTTCAAATAAACTATGATACTGAATTAGGTATTGTCGGATTGTTATTAGATGGTTGTGATCTGGCTTATACCCACTTTTATGCATTGTTCGTAAAAGAATTCCTGGAGCAAGCCAATCAATTAACGGGTCCTGTATTAGTGGGAAGCTTTCCTGAAAACAGTGACGATGCTGAACAAATGCTAGCTTATATGATTGAGGAAATGACAGATGCTGATAACGAGGAGAAAGAGATCAAAGTATTTGAAAATATAACAAAAGCAAAAACAGAAATGCGTTCTATCCTTATTGTAGATCCGGATGAAACCATCCTTCAGCTCTTGAAGAATTACTTGGAAAGTAAAGAATATGTGGTTCATACCGCGCAAAACGGAAGAGATGGTCTGGATCAATATAAGAAGATACTTCCTGATTTAGTCATTACAGAAATCAATTTGCCAGCTATAGCAGGCTACCAATTTATCAATGAATTAAAACAGATTGACGAACATTCGAACAGTCACTCCGAAATTATCGTGTTAACCAATAAGGAGTTGGAAGAAAATATTAAGTTAACCTTTGAATCTGGCGTAGCAGAATATATGACGAAGTCTTTTTCACTTATTGAACTCGAAGCACGAATCAAACGACTCGTGAAAGTAATGGGTTAA
- a CDS encoding glycosyltransferase family 2 protein produces MREILLAYGIFAMYYVIAINTIYCGIILFSFKRLPGIIKETFYSKYEPLSGSKHVPPISVLVPAFNEELTVKENVRSLLALHYPEHEVIVVNDGSSDDTVGVLIEEFKLKYYKPTFIKDTVPTSKVKGIYYNPAFPNLYLVDKENGGKADALNAGINLAHYSLVSSIDADSLLESDALVRIARKYMENPEEYVAIGGNVRIANGCKISDGMVKKVNLPKKLLPMLQTVEYMKAFLGGRIGWSEVNGLIIVSGAFGVFKKDYIVKVGGYRGGYPGEDMNIIIKLHRYMLDNKLPYKIDFCPDAVCWTQAPDTFKILGSQRKRWGRGNLKNMLEEGMYMFMRPKYKIMGLLTIPYNIIFETLSPYFRITGFLALVGYGLLEMSGWTILGVFMLINVLYGTLLGIGALLIEEMAFQRYPRVRDYFKMVFYTILMFFGYRQLGILWRFLGHIDFMRKNNTWGTMTRTSWNDDNDTKQSA; encoded by the coding sequence GTGAGAGAAATACTGCTGGCATACGGTATTTTTGCCATGTATTATGTGATTGCTATTAACACGATTTATTGTGGAATTATTTTGTTTTCGTTTAAGAGATTACCTGGAATTATCAAAGAAACTTTCTATTCCAAGTATGAACCATTATCAGGTTCTAAGCATGTACCGCCTATCTCTGTACTGGTTCCGGCATTTAACGAGGAATTGACGGTTAAAGAGAATGTGCGTTCATTGCTAGCTCTCCATTATCCAGAGCACGAAGTCATTGTCGTTAATGATGGGTCTAGTGATGATACAGTAGGGGTTTTAATTGAAGAATTCAAACTGAAATATTATAAACCGACGTTTATTAAAGATACGGTTCCTACGTCTAAAGTAAAAGGGATCTATTACAATCCAGCATTTCCTAATCTGTATTTAGTAGATAAAGAAAATGGAGGAAAAGCGGATGCATTGAATGCAGGAATTAATTTAGCACATTATTCACTTGTTTCTTCTATCGATGCTGATTCACTGTTAGAGAGTGATGCTCTCGTACGAATCGCAAGAAAGTATATGGAGAATCCAGAAGAATATGTAGCGATTGGAGGAAATGTTCGCATTGCCAATGGCTGTAAGATTTCCGACGGGATGGTGAAGAAAGTAAATCTGCCGAAGAAACTGTTGCCGATGTTGCAGACGGTGGAATATATGAAGGCATTCCTCGGGGGAAGAATCGGCTGGAGTGAAGTTAATGGATTAATTATTGTATCCGGTGCATTCGGTGTATTCAAGAAGGATTATATAGTGAAAGTAGGCGGCTACCGTGGAGGTTATCCCGGCGAGGATATGAATATAATCATTAAACTTCACCGATATATGTTGGATAACAAGCTGCCATATAAAATCGATTTTTGTCCAGATGCAGTCTGCTGGACGCAAGCACCAGACACTTTTAAGATCCTTGGCAGTCAAAGGAAACGATGGGGCAGAGGGAATCTAAAGAATATGCTCGAAGAAGGCATGTATATGTTCATGCGTCCAAAATATAAAATTATGGGCTTGTTGACTATTCCATATAATATTATTTTCGAAACATTAAGCCCTTATTTCAGAATTACTGGTTTTCTGGCGCTTGTAGGTTACGGTTTGTTAGAGATGTCAGGGTGGACCATTCTCGGTGTGTTCATGCTCATTAATGTCTTATACGGAACACTGTTAGGAATTGGAGCACTATTAATTGAAGAAATGGCTTTTCAGCGATATCCGAGAGTGCGAGATTATTTCAAAATGGTTTTTTATACGATTTTAATGTTCTTCGGTTATCGTCAGCTTGGGATTTTGTGGAGGTTCCTCGGTCACATTGACTTTATGCGTAAGAACAATACTTGGGGAACGATGACAAGGACTAGCTGGAATGATGATAATGATACGAAGCAATCTGCTTAA
- a CDS encoding nucleotide sugar dehydrogenase: MGFYEQLSQKIEMKKANIGVIGMGYVGLPLAVEMVKSGFNVCGIDLSEEKIQSLRNGKSYINDISDQELQESLDTNRFFPTNEYEVVKELDAISICVPTPLSENQDPDTSYISSVIESVKPYMKKGMLVTLESTTYPGTTDELILKEFQRIGYEPGNDIFLCYSPERVDPGNESFHTNNVPKVMGGITDNCNKVGKLLYSNYIENIVPVSSPKVAEMSKLLENTFRSVNIAFVNEMALMCERMDIDVWEVIDAAATKPFGFMKFQPGPGIGGHCIPLDPMYLSWKAKGFRFYSKFIDLAQSINNNMPDVVTRKTSEVLNIYGKSINSSKILILGMAYKPNISDLRESPGLYLYELYKENGANVDYYDPHAHSFIDEDGSIAHSITYSKEALKDYDCMVLVTNHSDFDYDELANLDIPIVDTRNAFKDYHQAHIHKLGTTSKVNKKHQESIAL, encoded by the coding sequence ATGGGTTTTTATGAACAATTAAGCCAAAAAATAGAAATGAAGAAAGCAAATATCGGTGTGATCGGCATGGGATATGTCGGACTGCCACTTGCGGTGGAGATGGTGAAATCAGGTTTTAACGTATGCGGCATTGACTTAAGTGAGGAAAAAATTCAATCGTTAAGAAATGGAAAGTCATATATTAACGATATTTCAGATCAGGAATTACAAGAAAGTTTAGATACGAATCGTTTCTTTCCAACTAATGAGTATGAGGTAGTGAAGGAGTTAGACGCAATCAGCATTTGTGTTCCTACACCACTCAGTGAAAATCAGGATCCAGATACTTCTTACATTTCGAGTGTAATCGAAAGTGTTAAACCATATATGAAGAAAGGGATGCTCGTTACGTTAGAAAGTACGACTTATCCGGGAACAACCGATGAGTTGATCCTGAAAGAATTCCAACGCATAGGCTATGAACCTGGGAATGATATTTTCCTTTGCTACTCTCCGGAACGAGTAGATCCTGGAAATGAATCATTCCATACCAACAATGTACCGAAAGTAATGGGCGGTATTACAGACAACTGTAATAAGGTCGGTAAGCTGCTTTACAGCAATTATATTGAAAATATTGTACCTGTATCTTCACCAAAAGTAGCTGAGATGTCTAAACTCTTAGAAAATACGTTCCGTAGTGTCAATATCGCATTTGTAAATGAGATGGCATTAATGTGCGAACGCATGGACATCGACGTATGGGAAGTAATTGATGCTGCAGCAACGAAGCCATTTGGATTTATGAAGTTCCAGCCGGGACCGGGAATTGGCGGTCATTGTATTCCGCTTGACCCTATGTATCTATCATGGAAAGCGAAGGGCTTCCGTTTCTATAGCAAATTTATCGACTTGGCACAATCGATTAACAATAACATGCCTGACGTAGTTACTAGAAAAACATCAGAAGTGTTAAACATTTATGGCAAGTCTATTAATAGCTCTAAGATCCTTATTTTAGGTATGGCTTATAAACCGAATATTAGTGACCTTCGTGAGTCTCCGGGGTTATATCTGTATGAATTGTATAAAGAGAATGGTGCAAACGTGGACTATTACGATCCGCATGCCCATAGCTTTATTGATGAAGATGGTTCGATTGCACACTCCATCACATACAGTAAAGAAGCATTGAAGGACTATGATTGCATGGTATTAGTAACGAACCATAGCGATTTTGATTACGATGAACTGGCAAACTTAGATATTCCAATCGTAGATACAAGAAATGCCTTTAAGGATTACCATCAAGCGCATATTCACAAACTAGGTACAACATCAAAAGTAAATAAAAAACACCAAGAATCTATCGCATTGTAA
- a CDS encoding response regulator transcription factor: MISIMLVDDHPVIGEGSKLIIEKEDDMEVTIADSPGKAIDILKEEDFTIMLFDLRMDGMNGIELTKQVRSMGKMSPILIYTGHDVGPYFNTLMEAGVTGFISKTASREELIQAIRYGVEEKAIVPVSLLEQLRKVEARVQETQKNSVEQANEVSISSKEQDILTEVAKGKSNKEIAEAFFKSPRTIEYNLTEIFKKLRVKTRAEAVLKSKQLGVITEDIK, translated from the coding sequence TTGATTTCAATTATGTTAGTGGATGATCATCCAGTAATAGGTGAGGGTTCTAAGTTAATCATTGAAAAAGAGGATGATATGGAAGTAACCATCGCCGATAGTCCAGGTAAAGCGATCGATATATTGAAAGAAGAAGACTTTACCATAATGCTTTTTGACTTGCGGATGGATGGGATGAATGGGATAGAATTGACCAAGCAGGTTCGTTCGATGGGCAAGATGTCCCCGATTCTAATCTATACCGGGCATGATGTAGGACCGTATTTTAATACATTAATGGAAGCTGGTGTGACAGGATTTATTAGTAAAACAGCTTCAAGAGAAGAGCTTATTCAAGCCATTCGTTATGGAGTAGAAGAGAAAGCAATTGTTCCGGTTTCGTTGTTGGAACAATTGCGAAAAGTAGAAGCTCGTGTGCAGGAAACACAAAAAAATAGTGTGGAACAAGCAAATGAAGTATCTATTAGTTCAAAAGAGCAGGATATTCTAACAGAAGTGGCAAAAGGCAAGAGTAACAAAGAAATTGCAGAGGCCTTCTTTAAAAGTCCTCGAACGATCGAATATAATCTGACAGAGATTTTTAAGAAACTTCGAGTCAAAACAAGAGCAGAAGCTGTGTTGAAATCCAAACAACTAGGTGTCATCACAGAAGATATTAAATAA
- a CDS encoding HEAT repeat domain-containing protein: MFINLQAAYWMIGSLFILMFILSTITLSIKVNKKRVEKKEKQCLSEFRSYIHYVQSQLDNADRLRAPAKKLRTFEQKVLQKKLVQLVDQLEGVHRQKLLTLCDDIGLISYNRERLKSPWSIVRIDAAYHLGILRDSGSTSTLFSMLFRNKIEPSIYIIARSIAQTSTSTPEMKSLLRYLVENGKQDSHLVADIAKESEADLGTVYAEFLNESKLEFVKVGLIGLQNQVDFHIPENIHRFLDSDDREVRILAAKLLTISMTLTKEDVEVYMRVSDWEVRHHFAEWIGNAELKQYADLLNQGVQDTNWLVSRASAKSLIQLGTKGFEIICEVAFGNHGEQGREVAQEFMEEELKQSIHRFSNLADITDYNQKVYIYQKYFGKSDEYLIKSI; encoded by the coding sequence TTGTTTATTAATTTACAAGCTGCTTACTGGATGATAGGTAGTTTATTCATTCTTATGTTTATCTTATCAACGATTACGTTAAGCATAAAAGTGAATAAAAAAAGAGTAGAAAAGAAAGAAAAACAGTGTTTGTCCGAATTCCGAAGCTATATTCATTACGTGCAGTCGCAGTTAGATAATGCTGACCGTTTGAGGGCACCTGCAAAAAAACTTCGGACGTTTGAACAAAAGGTTTTACAAAAAAAATTGGTGCAACTGGTGGATCAATTAGAGGGGGTGCACAGACAGAAACTCCTTACATTGTGTGATGATATTGGCTTAATTTCGTACAACAGAGAACGTCTGAAAAGTCCATGGTCCATTGTCCGTATCGATGCAGCATATCATTTAGGAATATTAAGAGATAGCGGATCTACTTCTACATTATTTTCTATGCTGTTTCGTAATAAAATCGAACCTTCTATTTACATCATTGCACGATCTATTGCCCAAACCTCAACAAGTACACCGGAAATGAAAAGCCTGTTGAGATACCTTGTGGAGAATGGCAAGCAGGATAGTCACTTGGTAGCAGATATAGCCAAAGAATCCGAAGCAGATTTAGGAACAGTTTATGCAGAATTCCTGAATGAAAGCAAATTAGAATTTGTGAAAGTTGGTTTGATCGGTTTGCAAAATCAGGTCGATTTCCATATACCAGAAAATATCCATCGTTTCTTAGATTCTGATGACAGAGAAGTAAGAATTCTTGCAGCTAAACTTCTAACCATCTCTATGACTCTCACTAAAGAAGACGTAGAAGTTTACATGAGGGTTTCTGATTGGGAGGTTCGTCATCATTTCGCTGAGTGGATCGGTAATGCAGAACTCAAACAGTATGCGGATTTATTAAATCAAGGTGTACAGGATACCAATTGGCTGGTTTCAAGAGCTAGTGCAAAAAGCTTAATCCAGTTAGGTACGAAAGGCTTTGAAATTATTTGTGAAGTAGCCTTTGGTAACCATGGAGAACAAGGAAGAGAAGTAGCTCAAGAGTTTATGGAAGAAGAATTGAAACAATCCATTCATCGCTTCTCAAATTTAGCAGATATTACTGATTATAATCAGAAAGTATATATCTATCAGAAATACTTTGGAAAAAGTGATGAATACTTAATCAAATCCATTTAG
- a CDS encoding ATP-binding protein, which produces MTYVTVTKTYVGLNVKETTDGQWEITKVDSIGWAAQRKVQTGDIITEINGKDPESFHFIKQYGVVGHLDQMKVLRNGSMLEFEVQVPRNYNTLLYHTLLPMLAFLVLFGFSIYIYWKKRDDKVVFILVAFFVAVGLCYVSAGASARTDSFARMMNSLSMMMVPSLFIHFHYRYFFKYQIQFMKMKYLVIIYAVNFLVVLLGMLSIFVYVGNMYVFFRNAQLLLFSFEILLSFVVLIYHYFKYRKMVQKPILQNAIFGIVVSFFPFIFLTALPNTIFGVELIPASLTAACLIFLPVFFLYLVIMDQVFDIDFINSRLRYYAFISLILTGIIIGIMLFFTNLSFIEWARVSILTYGSLIIMFYLEEKLNIRHRLFKDKFNLDRYSYDIAKIVKREELDKRLIKEIREVLPIQKVSLVKFDKKGVNTELSAGDHEYPKDFIEFYIKYYNPMLSIGSQFSIEGGLCYIISEQHDSIHILWIQRKANFTPFNKDEQSWLKMLVHYTSIVYENFQLIEGVTEDMKQSLDNDQSMPSWMLRLLFRLSEKERTRLSSDLHDSALQEQLVWYRKVEELLEDDQLPGSVRAPLTDVRRGLLGVVDQIRETCTLLRPPFLKETGIIEALSYLIQQYRSRESFAIEFISYDFSANLEDDQALVIYRVVQELLNNASKHSKASQIVIEMKSEDNAVFLTYKDDGVGFPPNRSYHSGKHMGLVGIRQRVNSIQGNMEVFSSENAGVEVAILLQTDLEIRHYSDVM; this is translated from the coding sequence ATGACTTATGTAACAGTGACGAAAACCTATGTAGGCCTGAATGTAAAAGAAACTACTGATGGGCAATGGGAGATCACAAAAGTAGATTCGATTGGATGGGCAGCGCAAAGAAAGGTTCAAACGGGCGATATTATTACGGAAATCAACGGCAAAGACCCAGAGTCATTTCATTTTATTAAACAGTACGGAGTGGTTGGCCACCTCGATCAAATGAAAGTGCTGCGTAATGGGAGTATGCTGGAATTTGAAGTGCAAGTGCCAAGGAATTATAATACCCTTTTATACCATACGTTATTGCCAATGCTTGCGTTTTTAGTGCTTTTTGGTTTTTCTATTTATATTTATTGGAAGAAACGAGACGACAAAGTAGTTTTTATTTTAGTAGCTTTTTTTGTTGCGGTTGGTCTTTGTTATGTCAGTGCAGGGGCATCAGCTCGTACTGATTCGTTTGCGCGTATGATGAACAGTTTATCGATGATGATGGTGCCTTCGTTGTTTATTCATTTTCATTATCGGTATTTCTTTAAGTACCAGATTCAATTCATGAAAATGAAATATCTGGTCATCATCTATGCGGTTAACTTTCTTGTGGTATTGCTTGGGATGTTGTCGATATTCGTGTATGTCGGGAACATGTATGTATTCTTTAGAAACGCGCAATTACTCTTATTTTCTTTTGAAATATTATTAAGTTTTGTTGTTCTTATTTATCATTATTTTAAATATCGGAAAATGGTCCAAAAACCTATTTTACAAAATGCGATTTTTGGCATTGTCGTATCATTTTTTCCTTTTATCTTTTTAACAGCATTACCGAACACGATATTCGGAGTCGAATTAATACCCGCTTCTTTAACGGCTGCATGCCTCATATTCTTACCGGTATTTTTTCTGTATTTAGTGATCATGGATCAAGTGTTTGATATTGATTTTATCAATAGCCGCTTACGATACTACGCGTTTATCTCATTGATACTCACAGGAATTATTATCGGCATCATGCTGTTTTTTACTAATTTGTCCTTTATAGAGTGGGCAAGAGTCTCTATTTTAACGTACGGATCGCTAATTATTATGTTTTACTTAGAAGAGAAATTGAACATCCGGCATCGATTATTTAAGGACAAGTTTAATCTTGATCGTTATTCATATGATATAGCAAAAATTGTAAAAAGAGAGGAATTGGATAAACGGTTAATCAAAGAAATTAGAGAAGTGCTCCCCATTCAAAAAGTCTCACTTGTAAAATTTGATAAAAAGGGAGTAAATACAGAACTGTCTGCTGGTGATCATGAATATCCGAAGGACTTTATCGAATTTTACATAAAGTATTATAATCCCATGCTTTCGATTGGTTCTCAATTCTCCATTGAAGGAGGGCTATGCTATATCATCAGTGAGCAGCATGATTCCATTCATATATTATGGATTCAACGAAAGGCAAACTTTACACCATTCAATAAGGATGAGCAGAGCTGGCTCAAAATGCTTGTGCATTATACGAGCATTGTTTATGAAAATTTCCAGTTGATAGAGGGCGTAACCGAGGATATGAAGCAATCGTTGGATAATGATCAGTCTATGCCATCCTGGATGTTAAGGCTACTGTTTAGACTATCTGAAAAAGAGCGGACAAGATTATCTTCAGACTTACACGATTCAGCCCTGCAGGAACAATTAGTCTGGTATAGAAAAGTGGAAGAATTACTGGAAGACGATCAATTGCCGGGTTCTGTAAGAGCACCATTAACAGATGTGCGACGAGGATTGCTGGGAGTTGTCGACCAAATTCGTGAAACGTGTACGTTGTTAAGGCCTCCTTTTCTCAAGGAAACAGGTATTATTGAAGCATTATCGTATTTAATTCAGCAATACCGCTCTCGCGAAAGTTTTGCTATTGAATTTATCTCTTACGATTTCAGCGCAAATCTTGAAGATGATCAAGCCTTGGTTATCTACAGGGTAGTTCAGGAGTTATTGAATAATGCTTCTAAGCACTCCAAAGCAAGCCAGATTGTAATAGAGATGAAAAGTGAAGACAATGCTGTATTTTTGACATATAAAGATGACGGAGTAGGCTTTCCCCCTAACAGATCCTATCATTCAGGAAAACATATGGGCCTTGTAGGTATTAGACAACGTGTTAATAGTATTCAAGGCAATATGGAGGTGTTCTCTTCCGAAAATGCTGGGGTGGAGGTTGCTATTTTACTTCAAACAGATTTAGAAATAAGACATTACTCTGACGTGATGTAA
- the glmS gene encoding glutamine--fructose-6-phosphate transaminase (isomerizing) has translation MCGIIGYIGQKDTQQVLTTGLSKLEYRGYDSVGIAVVNGESVQVEKAKGRLDVLQDKLDQAPLSGNVGIGHTRWATHGEPSNENSHPHTDGNKEFAVVHNGIIENYLDIKRELKQKGYTFISETDSEVISHLFSDLYDGDMLSTIQKVVKRLEGAYALGIVSEHDPDRLYAVRQASPLIIGAGDGETLISSDIPAVLEHTRDIFILEDGEMAVLTKDDVTLLETETGVELNRDLFRADWDMEQAEKNGYDHFMLKEIHEQPTALQKTMTGRFNKEQKSVEFDELQWSTQQVEQWDKITIVACGTAYHAGLIGKHVIEELTRIPVDVEVASEFRYRRPIVNEKTLVIVVSQSGETADTLAALRQSQHLGAQVLAITNVVGSSIAREADKVLLTMAGPEIAVASTKAYTTQVLTFYLLGIYLAERKQSISKEYQDQLLESIAEIPNKMEEILEHSSSIRWYSESIKDANSVFFIGRGVDFPVSLEGSLKLKEISYIHSEAYAAGELKHGTLALIEEGTPIIALITQEEVSEKMLGNIKEVKARGAQVLGIAGEEKMNIWEYVDECCYIPNTLSIMTPLLTVIPLQLISYYTSLALGNDVDKPRNLAKSVTVE, from the coding sequence ATGTGCGGAATCATTGGTTATATTGGACAAAAAGACACACAGCAAGTGTTAACGACAGGGCTAAGTAAATTAGAATATCGAGGATATGATTCAGTAGGTATTGCAGTAGTTAACGGTGAATCCGTTCAAGTAGAAAAGGCGAAAGGCAGATTAGATGTATTGCAGGACAAGCTTGATCAGGCCCCGCTCTCAGGAAATGTAGGGATCGGACATACACGCTGGGCAACACATGGTGAACCTTCAAACGAAAACTCTCATCCACATACAGATGGGAACAAAGAATTTGCTGTGGTACATAACGGTATTATCGAAAATTACTTAGACATTAAAAGAGAGCTTAAGCAAAAAGGCTATACCTTTATTTCTGAAACCGACTCAGAAGTTATCTCACATCTATTCTCTGATTTATATGATGGAGACATGCTTTCGACTATTCAAAAAGTCGTTAAACGATTAGAAGGCGCTTATGCATTAGGAATTGTTTCTGAGCATGACCCAGATCGCCTTTATGCGGTAAGACAGGCAAGCCCGCTTATTATTGGAGCAGGGGATGGAGAAACATTAATCAGTTCAGATATTCCTGCGGTTCTTGAACATACGCGTGACATTTTCATCTTGGAAGATGGCGAAATGGCAGTCTTAACAAAAGATGATGTGACACTTCTTGAGACGGAAACAGGAGTAGAATTGAATCGTGACTTATTCCGCGCTGACTGGGATATGGAGCAGGCAGAGAAGAATGGCTATGACCATTTTATGCTGAAAGAAATTCATGAACAGCCAACTGCCTTACAAAAAACGATGACGGGAAGATTTAATAAAGAACAGAAATCGGTAGAATTTGATGAACTTCAGTGGTCAACTCAACAGGTAGAACAATGGGATAAGATCACGATCGTTGCTTGCGGTACGGCTTACCATGCTGGTTTGATCGGTAAGCACGTTATCGAGGAACTCACGCGAATCCCTGTTGATGTGGAAGTAGCTTCAGAATTTCGTTATCGCCGCCCGATTGTCAATGAGAAGACACTTGTTATTGTCGTTAGTCAATCAGGTGAAACGGCAGATACCTTGGCTGCTTTACGTCAAAGCCAGCATTTAGGTGCTCAAGTGCTTGCTATAACAAATGTAGTCGGTAGTTCCATTGCTCGTGAAGCAGATAAAGTACTCTTAACAATGGCAGGACCAGAAATTGCCGTAGCTTCTACAAAGGCTTATACGACACAAGTACTAACTTTCTATCTATTAGGTATCTACCTTGCTGAAAGAAAACAATCCATTTCCAAAGAATATCAAGATCAGCTGCTTGAATCGATTGCAGAAATTCCAAATAAGATGGAAGAAATTCTGGAGCATTCCAGCAGTATTCGCTGGTATAGTGAATCTATCAAAGATGCTAACAGTGTATTCTTCATTGGACGCGGGGTAGATTTCCCAGTTTCTCTAGAAGGTTCATTGAAACTGAAAGAAATTTCTTATATTCATTCAGAGGCATATGCGGCGGGTGAATTAAAGCATGGAACGCTTGCCTTAATTGAGGAAGGGACACCAATTATAGCACTTATCACACAGGAAGAAGTTAGTGAGAAGATGTTAGGAAATATTAAAGAAGTGAAAGCACGTGGTGCCCAAGTACTTGGAATAGCTGGTGAAGAAAAGATGAATATTTGGGAGTATGTAGACGAATGCTGTTACATCCCTAATACCTTATCGATCATGACTCCGTTATTAACGGTTATTCCGTTACAATTAATTTCTTATTATACATCGCTTGCTCTTGGCAATGATGTGGATAAACCACGTAATCTTGCTAAAAGTGTCACGGTTGAATAG